Part of the Thermococcus barossii genome is shown below.
GCCGAGAGCGATTTTGACGCACGGCGGGAACAGGTCGAAGCGCAGGGGTTGCGCCTCCGCCGAGCCCATCCTTTCGAGCCTTTCCTTGAAGTGCTCCCTTGCAATCTCTCCGAGTCTCTCGTAGAGCCTGAGGTAGTACTCCGGAAGCTCATCCCGCACCTCGTAGAGCAGGTTCACAGCCCGTTCAAAGTTCCTCTCAAAGGACCTCTCCCAGAGCCTCAACCCCTGTTCTTCCGTGAGGTAGGCGTATCCCTTTCTGATGTACACCTCCTTGAGGCTCCCGTCCCACAGTTCGAGCAGTTTTCCCAGGGGTATCTTGTACTTCAGCCTTAGCCTCTCCCTCTCCCCTGGCGGGAGTTCTTGGTGGTGGGTTCTCTCAAGTATGGTTCTGTCCCTGATGGGTATCTCGTTTCCACTCACGCTCTCCAGGGCAATCGATGTTCCCTCTATTCTCCCTGCCCTTCTGAGTCTCTCGGAGTATATCCTTGCGTTGCTTTCTTTCACGAGTTCCATTTCTATGCCGTAGGGTGAGAACGCGAGAGCACCCAGGAGGGCGTAGAACGTCAGCAGATCCTGAACGTCTCCAAGTTTGAGAATCTCCTCAGGGATCTCGCCAGATTTAATCCATGATACCCTCTCTATGGCCTGGTCTATTCCCACGTATGAGGGAATGATTGAGAGCAGTTCGTTTATTCCACCGAACTCCTCCCTGACGAGCCGCTTGGCTTCATCTCCAAAGGGATCGAGCATGACTTCACCTCTTACTGATAGTCGGGGTGGGGACATAAAACGGTTTCCATGGTGGTTGGTGATCTTGTACCTTGCTTGGCTGAATTCTTCAAAAACCCTCTGGAGGGTCATTTGTGGCGTTTGCTGTCCCAAATAGCGTGAACTCCCGAACAATCCCCGTGATATATTCATTTAAACGTGAGTGGCCACTCGCACCCCAAAAGTTTTATATCTCTTTGGTTCCAGATGTTATATTAGACAAAAGAGAGAGTTCGTAAAGATTTCACGGGTGATTTGGATGGTCATGAAATACACTGTCAAAAGAGTGAAAAGCGGTATCCCTGGTTTTGACGATTTAATCGAAGGCGGTTTTCCCGCGGGGACGACAGTCTTGGTTACAGGACCAACAGGAAGCGGTAAGACTACTTTTGGGGTTCAGTTCGTCTACAAAGGGGCCTCTGAGTATAATGAACCCGGAGTCATAGTCACCCTTGAGGAGAGGGCACAGGACCTTAGAAGGGAGATGCTGGCCTTCGGATGGGACCTTGAAAAGTACGAGAGGGAGAGGATGATAGCCATAGTGGATGGCGTTAGCGCCGTGGTCGGGCTACCCTCTGAGGAGCAGTACGTCCTTGAGGGCAACCTCAACGCCGAGGACTTTCTCCGCTACATATACCGCGTCGTCAAGGCGATAAACGCCAAGAGGCTGGTTATAGACTCGATTCCCTCCATAGCCTTCAGACTTCAGGAAGAAAGCAAGATAAGGGAAGTTCTTCTCCAGCTCAACACAATACTCCTTGAGATGGGTGTCACGTCCATACTAACCACTGAGGCTCCCGATCCCAGCAGGGGTAGAATAAGCCGCTACGGAATGGAGGAGTACATAGCAAGGGGCGTTGTCCTTCTGGACTTCGTTGAGAAGGAGGTTGAGTTGAAGCGCTACCTCCTAATCAGGAAGATGCGCGAGACCAAGCACTCCATGAAGAAGTACCCCTTCGAGATAAACGAGGAGGGCATCGTGGTCTACCCGAGCGGCGAGGTTTACTGATCTTCTTCTTTCTCCCCTACCCTCAATAGGGTAAGATTTTTAAGGTTCCGTTATTACTATTAAATATGGTGACAAATAAAAGATTAGTAGTTGTTCTCTTGATTGGCTCGGTAGTGGTTCTGCTGGTAATGACCCACCTAGGAGCCACAACCGAGAATCTCGACGACTTCACAGGGGTCTGCGTGTATTCCTCGGATTCATTCTCGCTCCTGAGCGACGGACGGACTACGGTGGGCGTATATGCATCCCTTCAGGTTGGAAAGGTTTACCGGGCGGTGGGGAGAATGCACAACACGACATACGGAACAAAACTCAGAAACGCTCGGATAGAGCCGGCCGAACCGGACTTTCCCCTGTCCACCGTGGAGGGTGCCTACTGGCCATCATCCGGGTTTTACCTGCTGACGCCGGAGAGGGTGAGGCTTGCAACCGCTCTCCCCGTGGAAAAGGGGATAACTGTAAGGGTCAGGGGCATCTGGTACCGGAATATGTTCTATCCCCTGGAGTACAGGCTTCTGAACTTTCCCAGGGAACCCAGCGATGGAATGCCCTGGGTCGTTGAGGGGGCTGTGATTTACAGCGGTTCGAGAACCGTGCTCTGGAACGGGAGTGAGGAGATAGTTCTTTACCTTCCGTATGGAACGCATCTCGAAGCCGGACAGCTTGTGAGGGTGGTTGGAGTAGTCAGGTTCTACTCAAAGCTCTCCCTCATCGTTGATTCAGCCGAGGACGTTGTTGTAAAGGGCCACGCTAGGAGGGTTCCGGTTTCGGAGGCGTCCATCGGGGACATCGCAACGGGAAACTGTACTGTAGTAAGAGCCGGCAGCTCCCTAAAGCTGGACTGCACCGAATTGAAACTCACCAACTTTCGGGCGAGAGCTGGTGACGTGATTCACTTTGAGGCCGTCAGGAGGAAGTCTTCCCTCTACTGCCTGAAGTGTGACGTCATAAAGCCCAGGGAAAAACTGCCGAACGAAATATGTGCCTTTTCCGAGGGAGCATTCGCCAGGGTCAATGGGGCAGTGAGTTGGGTGAGGGTTTACAGGAACGGCTTTGGGCTGGCGAACCTCACAAACAGCAACTGCTGGATTCTCCTAAAGCTGAGAAAGTCCCTCAACGTTTCCCTGAGCCCAAACCAGACAGTCACCGCCTACGGGTTCTTCACAACCTATAGAGACCTGCCCGCCTTTGAGATTCAATCGGGTGGTGATGTTTGCTCGGGGAACTGCTGAGCGGAATCCTCGCGGGGACTTTCAGCGGTATATTCCCCGGAATCCACGTGAACACGCTGGGCGCTTTCCTGGCAATGGAAGGAGTAAGCGGGAACCTGTTGCTCTTTTCGATGGGCCTGACGCACACCTTCCTCGACGTCGTTCCCTCGGCATTCCTCGGCGTTCCAGATGAAGGGACAGCCCTTGGCATACTTCCGGCACACAGGCTCGTCCTCCGTGGAAGGGCCATGGAGGTCATCAGAATAGCGCTGTGGGCGAGCTTTCTGGCGGTTCTCATGGTGATTCTTCTCTCCCCCTTCTATCCAGTGCTGGCCGGTGCTTACACTCCAGGAACCGGAAGGGCAGTCGTATGCTTACTGGCCCTCCTCTTAATCCTCACGGAGAAGGGTTTGAAGAAACTCTATGCAGCGCTGGTGTTCTTCCTCGCGGGGATACTTGGAGTCCTCACTTTCCGGCTCCCCTTGGATCAGCCGTACTATCACCTCTTCACGGGGCTCTTTGGTCTGCCCGTGCTTTTAATGGCTTTCATTGAAGGGACTGCAAACATTTCGAAGGAGGATGGGGAGATCAGAATGAACCCGAAACGTTTCCTAGGCTTCTCCTTCCTGGGGACCCTTTTGGGGATGATAGCCTCGCTGGTTCCAGCGTTTACCGCTTCCCAGGCGGCCCTCATAGGTTCCTTTCTCTCCCGTGACGAGCGCTCGTTCCTTGTGGTGGTCTTTTCCGTCAACACCGCCAATTTCCTGTTCTCCTTCATGAACTTCTTGGAAACCGGGAGGATAAGAAACGGCATCGTGGCTTTGATGGAACCGGACCCCAGGGGTTTCCTCCCGTGCTACGGCCTGGCAGCCCTGTTCGTTTCCCTCCTCGTTCTTAGCTACGGTGAACCGCTGGCGGCCACTATACTCGGTACACTGAACCGTGTACCCTACAGGTTCCTGAACGGTGCGGTTGTGGCCATCCTTGTACTCCTGTCACTGTATTTTGACGGCTTCCTAGGACTCCTCGTCCTCACGGGGGGAGCGATGATAGGACTGCTGGCTGTGGCCCTAGGAGTCAAAAGAACGAACTGCATGGGAGTGCTGATGCTCCAAATAATAATCGGATAAGAAGAGAATCAGGGGGATTTCTCCTTCAGAATCTTCTGGAGCTCGCTGTAGTCCGTCACTATCCTCTTGCCGTCCAGCGTCGTGAAGTACGCCTTCTTGACCCGAATCTTCTTCGTGCTTACGTACTTCTTCTCGGGCGGATCGTAAGAACCGGGCTCCACGACCTCGTCTTCAATCGTGTACATGCCGAGGTCTGGCTGGCCCACGTATTTCCAGACCTCGTAGAAGACCTCCGGCTCCAGGTGAATTTCGCCGTCAATCTCTATCCAGTCCGCCCCTATTTCCTCGAGAAACTCTTTCACTACCTCGAAGTGCATAGAATCACCGGCATAATATAGGACGCTAAGGGTTATATACCTATCGCCGAACTTCAACCGGTGGTGAGAGATGGCAAAGGTGGTAGTTGACGCTCAGGCGGCGAGAGCCATAGGAAAGGGCGCGATGATAGTCTTCAAGAAGGGCGTCGTGAGAACGGAGGGTGAGTTCGAGCCTGGAGATATAGTTGAGGTCTACACCCGCGGGGGCAAGTTCCTTGGAAAGGGCTTCGTGAACCCGAACTCCAACATCATGATTCGCCTTGTCACCAAGGACCGCGAGACGGAGATAAACAAGGAGCTCTTCCGCGAGAGGATTAGGAAGGCCAACGAGTATAGGAAGAAGGTTCTCGGCTACGATAGGGCCTACCGCATGGTCTACGGCGAGGCCGACTACCTTCCGGGCCTCATAGTTGACCGCTTCAACGAGATAGCATCGCTCCAGATATCGAGCGTCGGGATGGAGAGGTTCAAGCTCGACGTTGCCGAGGCCATAATGGAGGCCGAGCCGGAGATAGAGACCGTCTTCGAGAAGAACACCGGGCGCTCGAGGAGGAGGGAAGGATTGCCAGAGATAGAGCGCGTTCTCCTCGGAAAGGAGAAGTATCGCACGATAATCGAGGAGGGAAGGGCAAAGTTCATCGTTGACATGCGCGGCCAGAAGACGGGCTTCTTCCTCGACCAGAGGGAGAACAGGATAGCCCTTGAGAAGTACGTCAAGCCGGGGATGAGGGTTCTTGATGTTTTCACATACACAGGTGGCTTCGCCATTCACGCCGCCGTCGCCGGGGCGGAAGAGGTCGTGGCCGTTGACAAGTCCCCCTGGGCAATCAACATGGTGAAGGAGAACGCCAAGCTCAACGGCGTTGAGGACAGGATGAAGTACATAGTGGGTTCGGCCTTCCCTGTCATGGAGGAGATGATAAAGCGCGGCGAGAAGTTTGACATCGTCATCCTCGATCCCCCCGCCTTCGTCCAGCACGAGAAGGACCTAAAGCGGGGCCTTCGCGCTTACTTCAACGTGAACTACGCCGGCTTACAGCTTGTCAGAGAGGGTGGAATACTCGTGACCGCCTCCTGCTCCCAGCACGTGGACATGCAGGCCTTCAAGGACATGGTTATTGCAGCGGCGGCCAAGGCCGGGAAGTTCCTTAAGATGCTTGAGCCCTATAGGACTCAGGCGCCGGACCACCCGATACTCATGGCCTCGAAGGACACGGAGTACCTCAAGGCGCTCTTCCTCTACGTGGAGGATATGAAGTAGGGACGATGAGGAGAAAGCACCTCCTCTGATTCCGGCGTGAGTGATGAGACGCCCACGGTCCGAGTCCCTGCTCAACCGTGTTCTTTTGTTCGCTCTTTTACTCTCCCTTCTTTTGTCTTGTTCTCTTCTTGATGCTACGGTTGGAAATTGAAAATTCTACGAAAAAAAAAACGGAACTAATTCAAACTTGTAATTGGAAAAGTTTTTAAGGATTTTGACGTACATATGGTGATTATCTCTGGGGGTGTGTGTCTATGGATGGTTGGGTCCGGAAGGTTGGTGCTCTGCTTTTGCTTGCTATGCTGTTGAGTCTCCAGTTGGGGACTGTCCAGGAGACCAAGGCTTTAACTGCCAACAATTCTAGCGTAACATTCCGAAGGACTGTGGTTGCCTGGTATGATGATACTGGTAAGCTTCAGATGAACGTCACGTGGGTGAATAAGACCATTGACTTCGCGAACTTGACTAATGCCTCCTGTGCATGCCACAACTCAAGCTCCTGCAGTGCCTCAAACTTGACTGCAAACTTCAACGTTTCAGTGGTTACGCTTTACAACATGACGAGAAAGCACGAGCAGTTGTTGTTCTTTGGCATTAGCTTTTATAACAGCACGTTTAACTACACGATGTACGCGCTCGTTTATAAGGCCGAGAGGAGTCAGTACAACTTTACGTTAATCACGAGAATATTTACTGACCCGAAGACTGGCGAGTACCGGGTTTTCCTTACTGGAATGAACATCGCGCCAAACGATGAGGATAGGGCATTGCCTGTTGGGGATACGATTATTACTGCTGACAACTTGACTCTCTCGGAGTACTACTGGACTCTGAACAAGGTTCTCATGAAGCTCCGCAGGGGTGATGAGACGAACTGGATTTGGGGCAGGAGTGCTTACGAGTTAAGGCACCTCTCACACCTCGTGAAACTCAAACTACCAGAATACAACCAAGAAAAAGCAAGAGGAATTAATCTAATCTTGGACAGTGAGTATCTCTTGTATGCTCCAAATTTGGGCTTGTTTGTTATAAAGATTTACTGTGGGGATCCAGTAATGCCAATAGCCTATGTCTACGTAGCAGCATACGGTGCACTAATTGCAATTGTTGCAGAGTGTGGGACAGTTATTGGGTGCATCGCTGGTTCGTTGGGTACAGTAGCAGCTACAAGAGGCTTGTGTGGTTATTGGAAAGTATGTCTAACAATAGGTGGGTTTTATACACTGTCTTGTACCTATGCATAGTTAGATTTTTATTTTTAACCTCCCTATTAACAATGGGGAAAACCTTAGAAAAAGTGGTGGAGGGGTCATAATGAGCATCTGGGGTTGGATTGCTTTGGTGGCTTTCATAGTCATGGCAGTTGAGGGTATCTCTGGTAGGGGTATAAGGGAAAGTCGTAGTAAATTGGTAAGGATGTGTTACACAGTCAGTTACTCCTTAGTGATGATAATTGTTATGATCGGAGTACTGATTGGTTTTGAGGTTATAAGTAAAAATTCTCTAGTGATCTGGATTATGCCAGTATCCGCAATATTAGCATTAATCTTGACCTTTGTCGGGATAAGTATCGACAACAAAAAAACGAGCTTCAACGAAAAGGCATTTCACTGAAAATCAAACTGTGCCTCCACCTCGTTCCGGCCTTAAAGCGTACGTCCCTGACGGAGTAGCCCAGTTCCTTTCCCTTCTCTTCCACGGCCTCTATCAGCGGCCCCTTGTCGGGAAGGAAGAGGGCCACCCTTCCGCCCGGCTTTAAATAGTCCAGCGCCTCCTCGATGAGCCTCACTGAAAAGCCCTCGCCGTGTTTCCCTCCACCGAGGCCTTCAAGCTCGGTCAGAACGCCCTTCGTCGGCTCCTCGTAGTACGGGGGAGCCGAGAAGATAACTTCGAACCTCTCCCCCTCCGGGACTACACCGTGGATTATCCCGCCGTTGCTTTTGATTAGCCTGACTCTGGCATTGTTCCTCTCGATGTTCTTCCTCGCGTACTCAAAGAACTCCCCGTCGAGCTCCGTCGCGGTGACGTCGCAGTTGAAGAGCTTCGCCGCCATGAGTGCCATCAGTGCAGTATGCCCCGTCCCTATCTCCAGAACCCTCTCACCGCCCCTGAGGAAGGTCTTGAGAAAGATGTAACGCGAAACCGGGGTGGTGACAAGCCCGCGTGGGTGGTACTCTATGTCCAGTCCAAAAACGGCCTTTGCTATCGCTCTGTTGTAGAGTATCCTCGCTTCCCTGTTCGAGAAGTCGAGCCTGCCGCGTTCATCAAGGTATCGCTCAAGCTCGGGGAAGAGCTTAACGGCTTCCCTCACGGGCAGTCCGAGCTTTCCGTCCTTCCATGTGGGCATGAAAAGGGTTGGGTGAGGGGCTTAAAAGTTCAACCCCTCGGGTCTTCGAGCCTCCCGATGAAGAGTATCAGCCCGCTCTCCCTGTCCACTATGAGGAACAGGAAGGGATGGTCTGCCCTGAAGACCTTGTACTCCTGCCCCTCTTCCCGGACAGAAACGACAGTGAACGTCACTGCCGTCGCGGCCGCCGCCTCGGTGCCGTTCTCGGCGACGCTGATGAAGGTCTTGTGGCGGACGTCGCTGATTGCAATTGGCTTTTCTGAGATGCCCGAGAAGTTCGCGTTGTCTGTGAACGCGCTCCTAATGCCCATCTCCCTGAGGACGTCGCTTAGCGGGTAGCTTTCCCTGAACTCGAATTTGGGAATGGCGACGCTGACGTTCTCGGGGTGCAGTTTCTCAAGGAGGTTTCCGATAAAGGCCGGGCTTAAGCTCCTCTCCACCCCGCTCAGCCCGTCCATTTTTCTGGGCAGAATTATCACCATGGAGAAGCTGGAGTCCTCGTAGGGCATCTCAAGAACCTGCACTTCCTCGGTTTCCGTGTAGTTGAACTCTCCAAGCTGGTGCATCATGGGCACGGTGATTTTTTCTCCGGAGGGGAGCGTGAATCTCTCGTTCCGTGTGTCCTCCGGTCTGAACCTGCTCGACCAGTTGGCCCTGAAATAGACCGCGTTCGTTATTACCAGCCTCGTCAGGGGGTCGAGGTTGCCCACTATGTTCTCAATCTTTCCGTTGGTTTCCTCTCTCACCCATTCGTTGATGATCCTCTCCGCACTCTCTGGGTCGTTCTGGAAGTCGAGTTCCCTCGCCTCTCCGAGGTAGTACCTACGGATAACGTCAACGTAGTCCTCCCTAACGGGATAGCCTCTCTGAACCCAGAGGGCGTTTGCCACGGTGAGTTTTATGCTCCTCGGCCTCTCCATGTTGAGCAGGAGTGTCCTGAAGGCCTCCCTCCGTTTGGAATCGTTCGCCGGCAGATGGAGGACCAGGCCCATTTCCCTCGCGGTTTCTCCTCTGGCCCCTTCATATGCCATCGCCAGCGCCGTGAAAACGCTGAATGGGGATATGAGGACGTTTCCCTTCTCCCCTGAGAGCTTCAGATACAGTTCGGTGCCAAAGAGGTTGCTGGCGCTGACGACGTTCATGGCCTCATCAGTCTGAACCGGGTTCAAAACGTCGCTGTCCGTTGGGTGCGGGGTTTCGGCAGGGGAACTCTCCGGAGCGGTTGGGGTTCCCTTTCCCCCGGCTATGCACCCCGAGGTGATTACCATTATGACGATAAGGACCGATACGAAACGCCTCATGAAGTTCACCACGATTACTTTCGGCGGGAGAATATAAACGTCTGTCGTTCGATTCAAACGGATTTGAAACAAAAGGGGGGATTAGAGAAGGGCTAAAGCCGCCATGACCTTCGCGTCATTGACCATGTTCTTTATCCAGGCGTACTCGTTGGGCTGGTGGGCGGTCTCGTCGAGCGTCGCCCAGACAACCGCCGGGATTCCGAGCTTCCTGAAGTAGGCCGCGAAGGTTCCGCCCCCTATTCCGCCGACCTTCGCCTCCTTTCCGCGAAGCCTCCTGATGGCCTCCTTGAGCAGGAGAACTATCTCGCTGTTCGGGTCCGTCGGCTCTGGAGCGTCCATACGCTGAAGAACCTCGAATTCAATCTCCGGCAGGACTTTTCCATTGAACTCCTTCCTGTACTTCTCCTTGATCTCCTCGGCAAGCCTCTCGGCGTCTTTCAGGATATCGTCTATGCTGTACCTCGGCAGAATCCTGCAGTCGAAGACGACCTCGTGCTCGCCGGGCGCTATGTTCGGGCTGTCGGCCGGGTTTTTGACCATCGTCGGCTCGAAGGTGCTCTCCGGCGGGTCGAAGAGTTCGTCCCTCTCACCGTACTTCTCGTGGAGCACTCTGTCGAGGTGGTAGGCGAAGTCCAGAGCCACACGGTGGGCGTTTAAACCCTTGTCCGGCATGCTGGCGTGAACCTGCCTACCCCTGACCTTCACCCTGAGCCAGAGGATGCTCTTCTCGGCCACCTCAATGAAGGTTCCGTCTTCGTTTCCCCCGTCCGGGACTAAAACCAGGTCGTCCTTCCTGAACAGCTCCGGGTGTTCTTTCATCAGCCACTCGACGCCGTACTTGCTCCCGGTCTCTTCATCGCTGACGAAGGCGAGGATTACCGTCCTCTTCGGCCTTATCCCGAGGTTCATCATAGCTTTTACCGCGTAAAGTGAGGCGACCAGGCTCTGCCCGTTGTCCTCGCTTCCGCGCCCGTAGACCTTTCCGTCCTTGACGACCGGCTTAAACGGTTCCGTGACCGTCCACTTGCTTAAATCTCCGGGCGGGACAACGTCGATGTGGGTGAGTATCCAGAGCCTCGGACTTTCTTCGCCCTTCTCGCCGTAGTAGTATGCTAAAATGCTCGGCCTGACACCGTTCTTGGCCCTCTCGTCCGGCGCGTTGTAGACCTCAACCCTGTCGAAGGGCCAGTCCTTGATTATCTCCAAAAGCTTCTGGGCCTTGTCGTATTCGCCCTCGTAGCCGTAGTCGGGGCTTATGGCCGGGATTTTAATCAGTTCGACAAGCGTCTCGACCATCTCGTCCTGGAGGTTCTCGATTTCCTTCGAGATTCTTTCGAGATTCGACATCACAACCACCATAGATTTTATTGGTGGGCATCTTAAACGGTTTTTGCATCCCAAATGCCTTATATACCCTCACTGTGATACCCGTACGTCTGCAAAAGAAATCGGGGGTGTATTGGTGATTGAGATAACCTTCCTAGGCAGCGGCGGCGGCAGGTTCATAACCATAACGCAGTTCCGCTCCACCGGTGGCTTTCACATACGCGCCAGCAGGAACATCTACGTTGACCCCGGTCCGGGTGCGCTGGTTCGTTCTTGGCGCTACAAGCTCGACCCCAGAAAGCTCGATGCCATATTCGTCTCACACAGGCACGTTGACCACTGCAACGACGTTGAAGTTCTGATCGAGGCCATGACGGGTGGTGCACTCAAGAAGCGCGGCATGCTCATCGCATCAAAGAGCGTCGTCTACGGCGATGAGACCCACACTCCCGCCGTCAGCAAGTACCACATGGATGTCCTTGAGAGCATCCACATTCCCGAACCGGGAAGCAAGATAGCAATCGGGGAGGAGGAGTTCATAATAACCCCAACGGTTCACTCCGATCCGACAACCATAGGGTTTCGCATGAAGACCCGCTACGGGGATATATCGTACATCCCCGACACGGCCTACTTCGATGAACTCCTGGAGTGGCACGACGGTTCGAGGCTGATAATCGCGGCCGTAACGAGGCCCAGGGATATGGGCATTCCCTACCATCTGAGCACAGACGACGTCGTTATGATGCTCAAGAACATGGAGCATAAACCCGATGCCCTAGTGATGAGCCACATCGGAATGAAGATGCACTTCGCGAACCCCTACAAGGAGGCTAAATACATCGAGACGGTAACGGGAGTGAAGACCTACGTGGCCAAGGAGGGCTTCAAGGTCATGGTGGAAAAGAACGAGATAGCTGTCAGGACGCTTAGGCCCGCAAGGTTCGTCTGAGGTGGTTTCATGGGCAGAGGGGTTCTCGCCTTCATCCTGACTTTTTCCTTTATCTTCAACGTTTTTCTTGGAAAATCCGGTCTGTCGCTCGGTCTTCTCGTTCCCCTGCTCGTTTACTGGTTCTATCTAACCGTAACCGGACGGAGGCCCGAACTCCCGATTCTTCTCAGGGATTTTGGGCTGATTTTCCTCATCGGAACGGCCGGCTGGCTTCTAGGGGTTGCGGTCTAAAAGTGGAAAATGGCGGCTCAGCCCTTCTTCATGACTTCTTCAACGGCCTTTTTGACCGTTCCGTAGGCCAGCTCGAAGAGCTCGTCGCGTCTCTTCTCACTGGGAGCTTCAACAACAACGCGAATCTTCGGCTCCGTCCCGCTCGGCCTCACGAGAACCCACGAGCC
Proteins encoded:
- the priL gene encoding DNA primase large subunit PriL — encoded protein: MLDPFGDEAKRLVREEFGGINELLSIIPSYVGIDQAIERVSWIKSGEIPEEILKLGDVQDLLTFYALLGALAFSPYGIEMELVKESNARIYSERLRRAGRIEGTSIALESVSGNEIPIRDRTILERTHHQELPPGERERLRLKYKIPLGKLLELWDGSLKEVYIRKGYAYLTEEQGLRLWERSFERNFERAVNLLYEVRDELPEYYLRLYERLGEIAREHFKERLERMGSAEAQPLRFDLFPPCVKIALGGVPAGLRNYAITVLLTSFLSYARLCPNPPRRDVRIRDCVSDLSIVEKEILPVIIEAGNRCSPPLFEDQPHEVKNIWYHLGFGLTDKPTLEDSGNSTWYFPPNCSKIRANAPQLCRPDRHCRNIKNPLTYYLRRLYLENRGKAGGDESAEGGEENG
- a CDS encoding ATPase domain-containing protein produces the protein MVMKYTVKRVKSGIPGFDDLIEGGFPAGTTVLVTGPTGSGKTTFGVQFVYKGASEYNEPGVIVTLEERAQDLRREMLAFGWDLEKYERERMIAIVDGVSAVVGLPSEEQYVLEGNLNAEDFLRYIYRVVKAINAKRLVIDSIPSIAFRLQEESKIREVLLQLNTILLEMGVTSILTTEAPDPSRGRISRYGMEEYIARGVVLLDFVEKEVELKRYLLIRKMRETKHSMKKYPFEINEEGIVVYPSGEVY
- a CDS encoding tripartite tricarboxylate transporter permease produces the protein MLGELLSGILAGTFSGIFPGIHVNTLGAFLAMEGVSGNLLLFSMGLTHTFLDVVPSAFLGVPDEGTALGILPAHRLVLRGRAMEVIRIALWASFLAVLMVILLSPFYPVLAGAYTPGTGRAVVCLLALLLILTEKGLKKLYAALVFFLAGILGVLTFRLPLDQPYYHLFTGLFGLPVLLMAFIEGTANISKEDGEIRMNPKRFLGFSFLGTLLGMIASLVPAFTASQAALIGSFLSRDERSFLVVVFSVNTANFLFSFMNFLETGRIRNGIVALMEPDPRGFLPCYGLAALFVSLLVLSYGEPLAATILGTLNRVPYRFLNGAVVAILVLLSLYFDGFLGLLVLTGGAMIGLLAVALGVKRTNCMGVLMLQIIIG
- a CDS encoding DUF5748 family protein codes for the protein MHFEVVKEFLEEIGADWIEIDGEIHLEPEVFYEVWKYVGQPDLGMYTIEDEVVEPGSYDPPEKKYVSTKKIRVKKAYFTTLDGKRIVTDYSELQKILKEKSP
- a CDS encoding class I SAM-dependent rRNA methyltransferase — encoded protein: MAKVVVDAQAARAIGKGAMIVFKKGVVRTEGEFEPGDIVEVYTRGGKFLGKGFVNPNSNIMIRLVTKDRETEINKELFRERIRKANEYRKKVLGYDRAYRMVYGEADYLPGLIVDRFNEIASLQISSVGMERFKLDVAEAIMEAEPEIETVFEKNTGRSRRREGLPEIERVLLGKEKYRTIIEEGRAKFIVDMRGQKTGFFLDQRENRIALEKYVKPGMRVLDVFTYTGGFAIHAAVAGAEEVVAVDKSPWAINMVKENAKLNGVEDRMKYIVGSAFPVMEEMIKRGEKFDIVILDPPAFVQHEKDLKRGLRAYFNVNYAGLQLVREGGILVTASCSQHVDMQAFKDMVIAAAAKAGKFLKMLEPYRTQAPDHPILMASKDTEYLKALFLYVEDMK
- a CDS encoding P-loop NTPase family protein; this translates as MSIWGWIALVAFIVMAVEGISGRGIRESRSKLVRMCYTVSYSLVMIIVMIGVLIGFEVISKNSLVIWIMPVSAILALILTFVGISIDNKKTSFNEKAFH
- a CDS encoding RlmF-related methyltransferase — encoded protein: MPTWKDGKLGLPVREAVKLFPELERYLDERGRLDFSNREARILYNRAIAKAVFGLDIEYHPRGLVTTPVSRYIFLKTFLRGGERVLEIGTGHTALMALMAAKLFNCDVTATELDGEFFEYARKNIERNNARVRLIKSNGGIIHGVVPEGERFEVIFSAPPYYEEPTKGVLTELEGLGGGKHGEGFSVRLIEEALDYLKPGGRVALFLPDKGPLIEAVEEKGKELGYSVRDVRFKAGTRWRHSLIFSEMPFR
- a CDS encoding serpin family protein, which codes for MRRFVSVLIVIMVITSGCIAGGKGTPTAPESSPAETPHPTDSDVLNPVQTDEAMNVVSASNLFGTELYLKLSGEKGNVLISPFSVFTALAMAYEGARGETAREMGLVLHLPANDSKRREAFRTLLLNMERPRSIKLTVANALWVQRGYPVREDYVDVIRRYYLGEARELDFQNDPESAERIINEWVREETNGKIENIVGNLDPLTRLVITNAVYFRANWSSRFRPEDTRNERFTLPSGEKITVPMMHQLGEFNYTETEEVQVLEMPYEDSSFSMVIILPRKMDGLSGVERSLSPAFIGNLLEKLHPENVSVAIPKFEFRESYPLSDVLREMGIRSAFTDNANFSGISEKPIAISDVRHKTFISVAENGTEAAAATAVTFTVVSVREEGQEYKVFRADHPFLFLIVDRESGLILFIGRLEDPRG
- a CDS encoding M20 family metallo-hydrolase; this translates as MSNLERISKEIENLQDEMVETLVELIKIPAISPDYGYEGEYDKAQKLLEIIKDWPFDRVEVYNAPDERAKNGVRPSILAYYYGEKGEESPRLWILTHIDVVPPGDLSKWTVTEPFKPVVKDGKVYGRGSEDNGQSLVASLYAVKAMMNLGIRPKRTVILAFVSDEETGSKYGVEWLMKEHPELFRKDDLVLVPDGGNEDGTFIEVAEKSILWLRVKVRGRQVHASMPDKGLNAHRVALDFAYHLDRVLHEKYGERDELFDPPESTFEPTMVKNPADSPNIAPGEHEVVFDCRILPRYSIDDILKDAERLAEEIKEKYRKEFNGKVLPEIEFEVLQRMDAPEPTDPNSEIVLLLKEAIRRLRGKEAKVGGIGGGTFAAYFRKLGIPAVVWATLDETAHQPNEYAWIKNMVNDAKVMAALALL
- a CDS encoding MBL fold metallo-hydrolase yields the protein MIEITFLGSGGGRFITITQFRSTGGFHIRASRNIYVDPGPGALVRSWRYKLDPRKLDAIFVSHRHVDHCNDVEVLIEAMTGGALKKRGMLIASKSVVYGDETHTPAVSKYHMDVLESIHIPEPGSKIAIGEEEFIITPTVHSDPTTIGFRMKTRYGDISYIPDTAYFDELLEWHDGSRLIIAAVTRPRDMGIPYHLSTDDVVMMLKNMEHKPDALVMSHIGMKMHFANPYKEAKYIETVTGVKTYVAKEGFKVMVEKNEIAVRTLRPARFV